ACTCCACAACCATCGCTGGGCAATATGATAAGAAAAATTACAGCTCCAGTTAATACCAATACTATTTTTTCAGCAAATGTTGATGGACTTGATTTGAATATAACTTATTATGTGAGGGCTTATGCTACTAACAATATTGGAACAGCTTATGGCAATGAAGTAAGTTTTACTGCAAAGGTACTACCAACGCTCAACACTTTGAGTGTATCTGACATCACCTCTTCCACGGCTAAATTTAATGCAATGATTACTTCGGAAGGTTCGCCTTCCTATAATGAAAGAGGGTTTGTTTTTGCTACTACATCACAGCCAACATTATCAACTACAATAAGAAAAATTACGGCAGAAAAGAATGCAAATACTAATTACTATGCAAATGTCAATGGACTTTCACTTAATACAACTTATTATGTTCGAGCATATGCTATCAATAACGATGGAACAGCGTATGGCAATGAAGTAAGTTTTACAAGTGAAGCAGAATTGGCTACACTAAGTACCAAAACTGCAACTAACATTACAACAACTACAGCTATACTGGGTGGCTATATTATGACTACAGGCACACCCTCTTACACAGAACGTGGGGTTTGCTATGGCACATCGCCCATGCCAACTATTGACAATAACAGCAAAGTTATTATCACAGGAAGCGGAACAGGCAATTTTACCCAACAAGTATCGGGGTTAATTTCAGGCATAAAATATTATGTTCGTGCTTATGCCAAATTGGGAGACTCCAGAGCAGCTTATGGCGATGAAATATCATTTACCACCTATGGGCCTGTTGTTGTAAATACTTTATTGGTAATGGGTGCTGATATTACAACCTCGACAGCTAAAATATTTGGGAATATTTTAAATGTAGGGGTTCCTGCGTATACTGAAAAAGGAATCTGCTATGGGACATCAAACAATCCTACAATAGAAACCGCATCTAAACTTACGGTATCAGGAGCTGGAACAGGTTCATATAGTACCATGATTAACAATTTGGTTGCTTATACCAGATATTATGCTCGTGCTTACGCTATAAATGAGTTGGGAATAGTATATGGAAATACGGTGAATTTCTCAACAAAAATGGAGAAGTCTACAGTCAGTACACAAGCACCTACATTTATATCAGGCACATTGGTAAAGTTTAACGGCACAATAGTAACTACCGGAAACCCAACTTATAACGAACGGGGCTTTATATTTAGACTGAGTTATCTCTTTACGATATCGGATACACAAGTTGTAGTTGCGGGTCAAGGCACTGGTTCATTCACTGCAACTGTTAATTATGACAATAATTATATATACTACTATTCTGTAAAGGCTTATGCGATCAATGCAGATGGGAGCATATCTTACGGAGAAGAGCAATTATTCTGGAATCTTGGATTATAATAGCACTACATCTCTCTATAAAATATCAATGTATAATGAAAAAAATTATATACTTTACAATAGCTGCAACCCTTTTTTTCGGTTGTAAGAAAAATGATAGAGAACCTGCTGGGAGCGTTTGGGGTGTAATTATAAATAAAAATGGTAATGAATATGTGCAATCAGCAAGTGTGCAGATTGACCAAACAGGAAGAAAAACCTTTACTGGAAGCGATGGACGGTACGAATTTAAAGAACTCAACCCAGGGGAATACACTCTAAACATTACAAAAGCGGGTTATATAGCCCAAACAAACTACAAAATTGTAGTTATACCCGGAATAAATACTGAATATAGCCCACAGCTTGAAAAACTACCCCCATCGTTACGGATTATTAATGATAAAGGAGACACTATCAGCGTACTTAACTTTGGCAGCGCAGCTGCCGATATTACTCGCTTGTTTAACATTTACAACGATGGTCTCGAATCGCTCGAATGGCAGATTACAAAAACAGCAATATGGATTCCTACGGTAAGCAAAACCGAAGGAACACTTGAGCCGGGTCTTATGCAAGCTGTTGTAGTAATAATAGACAGGGAAAAACTTATAGGTGGCGATAACATTACCAATTTGTATGTTACATCCAATAATGGCAGCAAGGAACTAAAAATAAAAGCAACAGGAGCAGTAGATGTATTACCCCCACTTAGCACATTTGATGTAACCAACCTCAAAGCAAATGCTGCTGTGTTTAATGGGCAAATTAATAATACCAATTCACCACCTTACACCGAACGCGGTTTTGTATATTCTGCATCCTCAATGCCAACGCTCACCACTACAATTGCTAAAATAACAGCAGAGGTTACACTAAGTAGTCAGTTTTCTAAAAACGTAACAGATCTGATTATTGACCAAAAATACTTCGTAAGAGCGTATGCTATTAACAGTTTAGGAACAGCATACAGTACCAACGAGGTAAGTTTTACCACAAGAAATGGAAAACCAGTTTTAACCACAACACCCTGCACCAATTTAACTACCAAAACTATAACAAGTGGTGGGAATATTACTGATGACGGAGGATTATCTATTGCTGAACGGGGTATTTGCTGGAATACAATGGCAAACCCAACAATCGATATCATTAAAACCTCCGACGGTTCAGGCACTG
The sequence above is a segment of the Bacteroidales bacterium genome. Coding sequences within it:
- a CDS encoding carboxypeptidase-like regulatory domain-containing protein; amino-acid sequence: MKKIIYFMIIATFFLGCKKNDKETTGGIYGTVADKTTGELVPTVSVSISPGDKPTVTGSDGTYSFVELEAGDYTISISKEGYKPASKSITVIAGKNINGHFLIERIPAIVTTDREVLDFGENVGVNTLSFSIVNSSYIDLIWYIEPDCIWIKEVKPSSGTLNFGRTEVITVVIDREKLVGGNNETVVVVKSSNGRSELTVKAIGVEKTLAGVTTQDPTNISAVSAQLNGTITSEGKPPYTERGFVYATTPQPSLGNMIRKITAPVNTNTIFSANVDGLDLNITYYVRAYATNNIGTAYGNEVSFTAKVLPTLNTLSVSDITSSTAKFNAMITSEGSPSYNERGFVFATTSQPTLSTTIRKITAEKNANTNYYANVNGLSLNTTYYVRAYAINNDGTAYGNEVSFTSEAELATLSTKTATNITTTTAILGGYIMTTGTPSYTERGVCYGTSPMPTIDNNSKVIITGSGTGNFTQQVSGLISGIKYYVRAYAKLGDSRAAYGDEISFTTYGPVVVNTLLVMGADITTSTAKIFGNILNVGVPAYTEKGICYGTSNNPTIETASKLTVSGAGTGSYSTMINNLVAYTRYYARAYAINELGIVYGNTVNFSTKMEKSTVSTQAPTFISGTLVKFNGTIVTTGNPTYNERGFIFRLSYLFTISDTQVVVAGQGTGSFTATVNYDNNYIYYYSVKAYAINADGSISYGEEQLFWNLGL